In Tachysurus fulvidraco isolate hzauxx_2018 chromosome 1, HZAU_PFXX_2.0, whole genome shotgun sequence, a single window of DNA contains:
- the LOC113658417 gene encoding serine/arginine-rich splicing factor 11-like yields MSSGTNVVQVTNVSPSTTSEQMRTLFGFLGTVEELKLFPPDDSTMPVTSRVCFVRFNEQESVGVSQHLTNTVFVDRALIVVPYAEGVIPDESKALSLMAPANAVAGLLPGGGLLPTPNPLASMGGGVLGALGGPAMLPGAGMNPQALSADQILKLMTSVDPKMNPMAAGMGLKADASNKEIEEAMKRVREAQSLISAAIEPSSKKDSKRKHSRSRSRSRSRRRRSRSRSRHRRSISRSRKRSRSRSRRRSRSPRRRRSRSRDRGRRSASRSRDRKKEEKDKKRSKTPPKSYSTARRSRSTSRRRKRSVSRSPRRSPKRRVSRTPSPRRHKKEKKRDREREKDRERDRDRRSDHRERERDESERSSNKKKKSKDKERERTSDSEKRDVKVTRDYDEEEQGYDSEKERGAKYSDDSGSSPARYEGDSAKHTPKQAKQNGDDHNEEQDMDVSD; encoded by the exons aTGAGTTCCGGGACGAACGTCGTGCAGGTGACTAACGTGTCCCCGAGCACCACCTCGGAGCAAATGCGCACTCTGTTCGGTTTCCTGGGAACCGTCGAAGAGCTCAAACTGTTTCCTCCAGA tgactccaccatgccggtgACTTCGCGTGTGTGCTTCGTGAGGTTTAACGAGCAGGAGTCAGTCGGCGTTTCCCAGCACCTTACAAACACGGTCTTTGTGGACAGGGCTCTTATAGTTGTGCCCTACGCAGAAG GTGTGATCCCCGATGAGTCGAAAGCTTTGTCGCTGATGGCGCCTGCAAATGCCGTCGCCGGGCTTCTTCCAGGCGGAGGACTGCTGCCGACACCCAACCCTCTAGCATCG ATGGGAGGCGGTGTTCTGGGCGCCCTCGGTGGTCCAGCCATGTTACCTGGAGCCGGCATGAACCCCCAG gcGCTCTCTGCCGATCAGATTCTGAAGCTGATGACCTCAGTGGATCCAAA GATGAACCCGATGGCGGCAGGCATGGGTCTAAAGGCAGACGCTTCCAACAAGGAAATCGAGGAAGCCATGAAGAGAGTCCGAGAGGCGCAGTCCCTCATCTCTGCTGCGATTGAGCCCAGTA GTAAAAAAGACAGCAAGCGCAAGCATTCTCGCTCCAGATCCAGGTCTAGATCCAGACGCAGGAGATCCCGCTCTCGCTCCCGACACAG GAGGTCCATCAGCAGGTCTCGGAAACGCTCCCGGTCCCGCAGCCGCAGACGCTCCCGAAGCCCCAGGAGGAGGAGATCCCGCTCCAGAGACCGTGGCCGCCGCTCCGCCAGCAGATCCAG ggatagaaagaaagaggagaaagacaAGAAACGCTCTAAAACACCTCCAAAGAGCTACAGCACCGCCAGGAGATCTAGAAGCACGAGCCG GAGACGAAAGAGGAGCGTTAGCCGATCTCCTCGAAGATCTCCCAAGAGAAGAGTATCCAGGACACCGTCACCAAGGCG acacaagaaggagaagaagagagaccGGGAacgagagaaggacagagagcgAGATCGCGACAGGAGATCTGACCACCGAGAGCGTGAACGCGACGAGTCCGAGCGCTCCtctaacaagaagaagaagagcaaagATAAGGAGAGAGAGCGGACGTCCGATAGCGAGAAGCGAGACGTGAAG GTGACTCGAGACTACGACGAGGAGGAACAGGGCTACGACAGCGAGAAGGAACGCGGGGCAAAGTATTCAGAcgattctggttcctctcccGCACGCTACGAAGGCGACAGCGCCAAGCACACGCCTAAACAGGCCAAGCAGAACGGAGACGACCACAACGAAGAACAGGACATGGACGTGAGCGACTGA